One region of Streptomyces subrutilus genomic DNA includes:
- a CDS encoding ABC transporter substrate-binding protein produces the protein MRHPVRLGIALAVVLATAGCSTTADGSSPDHEPAAGAGGKATTLASCGRQLAFDRPPRRAVALDQSSTEILLELGLQERMAGTANLKTKIPPKYQEAYAKVPVIAPKIATSEQLRSATPDFVVAGSGDLYTKDRAGTREELAALGVPTFVSAVDCPQQNEPGRTAFDLLFADYQSLGRAFGADEPAARLAAEQRAAVAKAGETAAKVEDQPTVVYLYSVFNGMPYVAGKTGLPSEMSRIVGARNAFDDVNEDWPEVSWEEVAKRDPDFIVIGDLSERGRPGDSAAEKREAMNRHPVISKLDAVRGGKILEVPGIELDPSVRSVHALELVAAGMRDLGHAR, from the coding sequence ATGCGTCATCCCGTCCGCCTCGGTATCGCCCTCGCCGTCGTCCTCGCGACCGCCGGCTGCTCGACCACCGCCGACGGCTCCTCCCCGGACCACGAGCCGGCGGCCGGCGCCGGGGGCAAGGCGACGACCCTCGCCAGCTGCGGCCGGCAACTGGCCTTCGACCGGCCGCCCCGACGCGCCGTGGCGCTGGACCAGAGCTCGACCGAGATCCTGCTGGAGCTCGGGCTCCAGGAACGCATGGCGGGAACGGCCAACCTGAAGACGAAGATCCCGCCGAAGTACCAGGAGGCCTACGCCAAGGTCCCCGTCATCGCGCCGAAGATCGCCACCAGCGAGCAGCTGCGCTCCGCCACCCCCGACTTCGTCGTCGCCGGCTCCGGGGACCTCTACACCAAGGACCGGGCCGGCACCCGCGAGGAACTGGCAGCCCTGGGCGTCCCCACCTTCGTCAGCGCCGTCGACTGCCCGCAGCAGAACGAGCCCGGCAGGACCGCCTTCGACCTGCTCTTCGCCGACTACCAGAGCCTCGGCCGGGCCTTCGGCGCCGACGAGCCCGCCGCCCGGCTCGCCGCCGAGCAGCGCGCAGCGGTCGCCAAGGCCGGGGAGACCGCCGCGAAGGTCGAGGACCAGCCGACCGTCGTCTACCTCTACTCCGTCTTCAACGGGATGCCGTACGTGGCCGGGAAGACGGGCCTGCCCAGCGAGATGAGCCGGATCGTCGGCGCCCGGAACGCCTTCGACGACGTGAACGAGGACTGGCCGGAGGTCTCCTGGGAGGAAGTCGCCAAGCGCGACCCCGACTTCATCGTCATCGGCGACCTCTCCGAGCGCGGCCGGCCGGGCGACAGCGCCGCCGAGAAGCGCGAGGCCATGAACCGGCACCCGGTGATCTCCAAGCTCGACGCCGTGCGCGGCGGCAAGATCCTCGAGGTGCCGGGCATCGAACTCGACCCGTCCGTACGGTCCGTGCACGCACTGGAGCTGGTCGCCGCGGGCATGCGGGACCTCGGCCATGCCCGCTGA